In Bradyrhizobium sp. 170, the DNA window TCAACCACGGAACCGTCGAAACCGTGGTCGCCATCAAGATGGCCCTCGAGGCGGGCATGGATCTCGTCGAGATTTCGCCGAACAACAATCCTCCCGTTTGCAAAATTATGGACTACGGGAAGTTCAAGTATTCGGCACAGAAGAAAGCCGCCGAGGCGCGCAAGAAGCAGAAGATCGTCGAGATCAAGGAGATCAAGCTGCGGCCGATGATCGACGATCACGATTACGACGTGAAGATGCGCGCGATGCAGCGGTTCTTCGAGGAAGGCGATAAGGTCAAGATCACCTTGCGCTACCGTGGCCGCGAAATGGCGCACCAGGAAATCGGCACCAAGCTTCTCGACAAGGTCAAGGCCGACGTCGCCGAGTTCGCCAAGGTCGAGCAGGACGCGCGTTTCGAAGGCCGCCAGGTCGTGATGGTGCTGGCGCCGCGCTGATTTGAGTTGATTGGAATTGATGGAGAGCGGCCCGTTGGATCATCCGGCGGGCCGTTTTCGTAGCCCGGATGG includes these proteins:
- the infC gene encoding translation initiation factor IF-3 — encoded protein: MRRPNRAPPAATKDGPRTNDDIRNAQIQLIDQTGLNHGTVETVVAIKMALEAGMDLVEISPNNNPPVCKIMDYGKFKYSAQKKAAEARKKQKIVEIKEIKLRPMIDDHDYDVKMRAMQRFFEEGDKVKITLRYRGREMAHQEIGTKLLDKVKADVAEFAKVEQDARFEGRQVVMVLAPR